In Arthrobacter citreus, a genomic segment contains:
- a CDS encoding ABC transporter ATP-binding protein: MNTSPALELRGLSVAYGQGSSAANVVHQADLRLERGQTLSLVGQSGSGKSTLALAAGGLLPASGRITAGTVQVGGEDVTFFDRRQWRRLRGTGVGYIPQDPLSSLDPLHTVGAQLGQALRLHTGTPAACIAAEAASLLAKVGIRNPEQRIRSYPHELSGGQLQRVLIAIAIAGRPQLLIADEPTSALDVTVQKKILDLLGELQADLGLSILFITHDLALAADRSDTLAVLNHGRVVESGPAAEILERPQDPYTQALFADAPALSPHKYRPGLTAPAAVRRDSAVVVHGLVKRYGAGDVSPPVVDGVSFTVRAGSTHALVGESGSGKTTVARVLAGLESFSGGSVTVGGRTLDPAPGTVNPHARQLQLVYQNPLAALDPKFSIGQSVEEPLRLHRTADGTASRRERAARVAQVLDRVGLPQALLERRPREISGGQRQRVAIARALILTPEVLVLDEPTSALDVTVQARIIDLLFHLKEEAGLTYLFISHDLSLVRQIADEISVLRTGRLVDAGSVDHIFTESTNPYTRQLIDSIPEQDTRAVPTRHLAGRL, from the coding sequence ATGAACACATCACCGGCACTGGAACTGCGCGGCCTGAGTGTCGCCTACGGACAGGGCTCGTCGGCCGCCAACGTCGTCCACCAAGCGGATCTGCGTCTGGAGCGCGGCCAGACGCTGTCCCTGGTGGGCCAATCCGGCTCCGGTAAGAGCACCCTCGCCCTGGCCGCCGGCGGGCTCCTGCCCGCCAGCGGCCGGATCACCGCCGGCACCGTGCAGGTGGGCGGGGAAGACGTCACGTTTTTCGACCGCAGGCAGTGGCGGCGGCTGCGCGGCACCGGGGTGGGCTACATTCCGCAGGATCCGCTCAGCTCCCTGGACCCCCTGCACACCGTCGGTGCACAGCTGGGGCAGGCACTGCGGCTCCACACCGGCACGCCGGCGGCCTGCATCGCTGCGGAGGCCGCGTCCCTGCTCGCAAAGGTTGGCATCCGCAATCCGGAACAACGGATCCGGTCCTATCCGCATGAGTTGTCCGGCGGCCAGCTGCAGCGTGTGCTCATAGCCATCGCGATTGCCGGCCGGCCGCAGCTGCTGATTGCTGATGAACCTACCTCCGCGCTGGACGTCACCGTGCAGAAAAAGATTCTTGACCTGCTCGGTGAGCTGCAGGCCGACCTCGGCCTGTCAATCCTCTTCATCACGCATGACCTGGCGCTGGCTGCGGACCGCAGCGACACACTGGCAGTCCTGAATCACGGCCGGGTGGTGGAATCCGGTCCCGCCGCCGAGATTTTGGAGCGCCCGCAGGATCCCTACACGCAGGCGCTGTTCGCCGATGCCCCGGCGCTCAGTCCGCACAAATACCGGCCCGGGCTCACCGCCCCCGCGGCAGTGCGGCGGGACTCCGCCGTCGTCGTTCACGGGCTGGTCAAGCGGTACGGTGCCGGCGACGTTTCTCCGCCTGTAGTGGACGGTGTGAGCTTCACGGTCCGTGCCGGATCCACACATGCCCTGGTGGGGGAGTCGGGATCGGGAAAGACCACGGTGGCGCGCGTCCTCGCGGGGTTGGAAAGCTTCAGCGGCGGTTCCGTGACGGTGGGCGGACGGACACTGGATCCGGCGCCCGGAACCGTAAATCCCCACGCCCGGCAGCTGCAACTGGTCTATCAGAACCCGCTGGCGGCGCTGGACCCAAAGTTCAGCATCGGGCAAAGCGTTGAGGAGCCGCTGCGCCTGCACCGCACGGCGGATGGCACCGCAAGCCGGCGCGAACGTGCCGCTCGGGTGGCCCAGGTGCTGGACCGGGTGGGGCTGCCGCAGGCCCTGCTGGAGCGCAGGCCACGGGAAATCTCCGGCGGCCAGCGCCAGCGCGTGGCCATCGCGCGAGCTTTGATCCTCACGCCGGAGGTCCTGGTCCTGGACGAGCCCACCTCGGCCCTGGACGTCACCGTTCAGGCCCGCATCATCGACCTGCTGTTCCACCTGAAGGAAGAGGCCGGCCTGACCTATCTCTTCATCTCCCACGACTTGAGCCTGGTGCGGCAGATTGCCGATGAAATCTCGGTGCTGCGCACCGGCCGCCTGGTGGATGCCGGCTCCGTGGACCACATCTTCACGGAAAGCACCAATCCCTACACGCGCCAGCTCATTGATTCAATCCCCGAACAGGACACCCGGGCCGTTCCGACGCGGCACCTGGCCGGCCGGCTGTAG
- a CDS encoding ABC transporter permease — MTPPPTKPAAPPSTRKERILNKARTTTPGDWLALCFLLLLLAAIAAPQLLTRFDPLEASQGNTLLAPTPAHPFGTDYLGRDLLARVIHGAAQTIGASLIAVAIGLGAGSVLGLVAAYFGSWVDTVVSRIVDVLLSIPGLLLSMMVVVALGFGTLNAAIAVGIASVATFTRLMRSEVLTVRNLTFVEAAHHLGARPATVLFRHVLPNSYTAVLSMTALQFGSAILWIAALSFLGYGTPPPHPEWGLLVSEGREYIVSSPWLTLLPGLVIVLTVLSISRVSALFRDTREVSE; from the coding sequence ATGACTCCGCCACCGACAAAACCGGCTGCCCCGCCGTCAACCCGCAAGGAACGGATCCTCAATAAAGCCCGGACGACGACGCCGGGAGACTGGCTGGCGCTGTGCTTCCTGCTGCTCCTGCTGGCAGCCATAGCGGCTCCGCAGCTGCTGACCCGGTTCGATCCGCTGGAGGCCTCCCAGGGAAACACCCTGCTGGCGCCCACGCCGGCGCATCCTTTTGGCACCGACTACCTCGGCCGTGACCTGCTCGCCCGGGTCATTCACGGAGCCGCCCAAACCATCGGCGCATCCCTCATTGCCGTGGCCATTGGGCTGGGAGCCGGATCGGTGCTGGGACTCGTCGCGGCATACTTCGGGTCCTGGGTGGACACGGTGGTCAGCCGCATTGTCGATGTCCTGCTGTCCATTCCCGGGCTGCTGCTCTCCATGATGGTGGTGGTGGCGCTGGGGTTCGGCACCCTGAATGCCGCGATCGCCGTCGGCATTGCTTCAGTGGCCACTTTTACCCGCCTGATGCGCTCAGAGGTACTGACGGTGCGGAACCTGACCTTCGTGGAGGCCGCCCATCACCTTGGCGCCCGGCCCGCCACGGTGCTGTTCCGGCACGTGCTGCCCAACTCCTACACCGCTGTGCTCTCCATGACGGCCCTGCAATTCGGTTCGGCGATCCTGTGGATCGCCGCCCTCAGCTTCCTGGGCTACGGCACCCCGCCGCCGCATCCCGAATGGGGGCTGCTGGTCTCGGAAGGCCGCGAGTACATTGTTTCATCGCCCTGGCTGACGCTGCTGCCCGGCCTGGTCATTGTCCTAACGGTGCTGTCCATCAGCCGCGTCAGCGCCCTCTTCCGAGACACACGTGAGGTATCCGAATGA
- a CDS encoding ABC transporter permease — MRNVSGPAFIAARIGQSLLVVALTYVFVYFILFALPGDPIGSRINNPLNPIPEEQAAAITAYYNLDRSALEQFWISVTRLFQGDLGFSLATGRPVADLITQGLGETVALAAAALVLALALSLLIAATAVLAPWKAVRRLAGAFPVLSLSTPSFLAGLLLLQVFAYQLGWFSSIRDEGAKSLLLPAVTLAFGVSAPITQVLIRGLRKAYGDPFVTVLRAKGVPESRIFSSHVLRNASIPALTLFGLTVGELLAGSVIAEAVFNRSGLGFVTEQAVRAQDGPVVQAVVMLVAVVFTTINLLTDLLYPALDPRMARRRNERRRSSGFPPATAPAIERPSTASEALVR, encoded by the coding sequence ATGAGGAACGTGTCCGGCCCCGCTTTCATCGCCGCCCGCATCGGGCAGTCTCTCCTAGTAGTCGCGCTGACCTACGTCTTCGTGTACTTCATCCTCTTCGCTCTGCCGGGCGACCCCATCGGCAGCCGCATCAACAACCCGCTGAACCCCATTCCGGAGGAACAGGCTGCTGCCATTACCGCCTACTACAACCTGGACCGGAGTGCGCTGGAACAGTTTTGGATTTCGGTGACCCGCCTGTTCCAGGGGGACCTGGGCTTCTCGCTCGCCACGGGCAGGCCGGTCGCGGATTTGATCACCCAGGGACTGGGCGAGACGGTGGCACTGGCCGCAGCGGCCCTGGTCCTTGCCCTGGCCCTCTCCCTCCTGATTGCCGCCACCGCCGTTCTGGCGCCATGGAAAGCGGTCCGCCGGCTGGCCGGCGCCTTCCCGGTGCTGTCCCTGTCCACGCCGAGCTTTCTGGCCGGCCTGCTGCTGCTGCAGGTGTTTGCCTATCAGCTCGGCTGGTTCTCCTCCATCCGCGATGAGGGCGCCAAGTCGCTGCTCCTGCCCGCGGTGACGCTGGCGTTCGGTGTCAGCGCACCCATCACCCAGGTGCTCATCCGCGGGCTGCGCAAAGCCTATGGCGATCCTTTCGTCACCGTCCTGCGCGCCAAAGGGGTGCCCGAGAGCCGGATCTTCAGTTCCCACGTTCTGCGCAATGCCTCGATTCCTGCGCTCACCCTGTTTGGGCTTACCGTCGGCGAACTGCTGGCCGGTTCAGTCATTGCCGAGGCCGTGTTCAACCGGTCGGGACTGGGCTTCGTGACGGAGCAGGCCGTCCGGGCCCAGGACGGCCCGGTGGTGCAGGCTGTGGTCATGCTGGTGGCCGTTGTGTTCACCACCATCAATCTCCTCACCGATCTGCTCTATCCGGCCCTTGATCCGCGGATGGCCCGCCGGCGGAACGAGAGACGGCGATCCTCCGGTTTTCCGCCTGCCACTGCGCCGGCAATCGAGCGGCCGTCAACGGCATCGGAGGCTCTGGTCCGATGA
- a CDS encoding ABC transporter substrate-binding protein: MKLTRKHPVPVRAVPLLILSVLTAVLASGCSQPGNASESSDKHGGEVVYLDAELSSNTQLQSSGTWQDSAYIQNITDRLIYRDPETLELKPWIAEEWTVSDDGLTYTFVIREGVTFSNGQVLDAQAVKRNLDWQAAGDSEKGIPANNWFPKVSAVTADDASRTVTVQLTAPHAPFLNVLSFWRTSLVADETINAPIEAQSQLTGIIGSGPFTVESEKYGEEIVLARRDGYAWAPPGLENQGEAYLDRITIIPVTEDSVRLGSLRAGEADLIRYIQPSEEKTLTAAGLEVVSVQGVGNSNVWDLRQSAPFLDDVRVRQALQHGIDRDQIISDLYTENWNKATSILTPGSLGYKDESEKLAFDPDKSNQLLDDAGWTGRDADGFRTRDGEKLHILTYVDVYDSTSKPLFQLIQWQLKQLGVNLEIKETDYANYSTVLADPAVGARRNGWPEADPIRLTVNYSSEYLNAFNLQQPDAVLDALLAEQLTATDTAVRSGIIGKIQDHIIDSAYALPILDDSQVFALQPTLHGLSFGAEARPSFYETWTETK, translated from the coding sequence ATGAAACTCACCCGCAAACATCCGGTGCCCGTCCGCGCTGTACCCCTGCTGATCCTGTCCGTGCTGACCGCGGTCCTCGCATCCGGCTGCAGCCAACCGGGCAACGCCTCCGAATCCAGCGACAAGCACGGTGGCGAGGTGGTCTACCTCGACGCCGAACTCTCCTCCAACACGCAGCTCCAGAGCAGCGGCACCTGGCAGGACAGCGCCTACATCCAGAACATCACGGACCGGTTGATCTACCGGGACCCCGAAACACTGGAGCTGAAACCGTGGATCGCCGAGGAATGGACCGTCAGCGATGACGGACTCACTTACACGTTCGTGATCCGGGAGGGCGTTACCTTCAGTAACGGCCAGGTCCTGGACGCCCAGGCGGTCAAGCGCAATCTGGACTGGCAGGCCGCGGGGGACAGCGAAAAGGGCATCCCGGCCAATAACTGGTTCCCCAAAGTGTCGGCGGTAACGGCCGACGACGCGTCCCGGACCGTTACGGTGCAGCTTACGGCCCCGCACGCCCCCTTCCTTAACGTGCTGTCATTCTGGCGGACCAGCCTGGTCGCTGATGAAACGATCAACGCACCGATTGAAGCCCAGTCCCAGTTGACCGGCATCATCGGCAGCGGCCCCTTCACTGTGGAATCCGAAAAGTACGGCGAGGAAATCGTCTTGGCCCGGCGGGACGGATATGCATGGGCCCCGCCCGGCCTGGAGAACCAGGGCGAGGCATATCTGGACCGCATCACCATCATTCCGGTGACCGAAGACAGCGTGCGGCTTGGCTCGCTGCGTGCCGGCGAGGCGGACCTGATCCGTTACATCCAGCCGAGCGAGGAGAAGACCCTGACCGCGGCCGGACTCGAAGTGGTCAGTGTTCAGGGCGTGGGCAACTCCAACGTCTGGGATCTGCGGCAGTCCGCGCCGTTCCTGGATGATGTGCGGGTGCGCCAGGCGCTCCAGCACGGAATCGACCGGGACCAGATCATTTCCGACCTCTATACGGAGAACTGGAACAAGGCCACCAGCATCCTCACTCCCGGGTCCCTGGGGTACAAGGACGAATCGGAAAAGCTGGCGTTTGACCCGGACAAATCCAACCAACTGCTGGACGACGCCGGCTGGACCGGACGGGATGCGGACGGGTTCCGCACCCGCGACGGAGAGAAGCTGCACATCCTCACCTACGTTGACGTTTACGACAGCACGTCCAAACCCCTGTTCCAGCTGATCCAGTGGCAACTCAAGCAATTGGGCGTCAACCTGGAGATTAAGGAAACGGACTACGCCAACTACTCCACCGTGCTGGCCGACCCGGCAGTGGGCGCACGCCGCAACGGCTGGCCGGAAGCGGATCCGATCCGACTCACCGTCAACTATTCCAGCGAGTACCTCAACGCCTTCAACCTGCAGCAGCCCGACGCCGTACTGGACGCCCTGCTGGCCGAGCAGCTGACGGCCACGGACACCGCTGTCCGCAGCGGGATCATCGGCAAAATCCAGGACCACATCATCGATTCCGCATATGCGCTGCCCATTCTCGATGACTCCCAGGTTTTCGCACTGCAGCCCACCCTCCACGGGTTGTCCTTCGGTGCGGAGGCGCGCCCGTCCTTTTACGAGACCTGGACGGAAACCAAATGA
- a CDS encoding ABC-F family ATP-binding cassette domain-containing protein, producing MSLIRLQDVNVGYDKTQILREAFFRLEPKDRVGLIGKNGSGKSTLLKLILEQIEPDSGTVSVDQGLKIGYFSQFSELNGESTITEVLDALFVEIKAVEAELAAIDETLGTDPAPKVMDKLIGRQAELFEAMDRLDGWDYPRRIDAALTTLGFSDAHRTCPIDALSGGWRNRAALAKILLEAPDVLLLDEPTNYLDVAGVEWLEGWFRDFRGAAVIVSHDRKFLDAVVTRIIEVENYHLHEYPGNFAEYVIQKQFRLKALESQFVHESELLAFEAEGISDRREAAKAGSGALDGKLAKIKKARAPRPVDQIITEIYGGLHVKDNLCRVESLEKSYGDKTLFSGLSFEIRRGDRLVVLGSNGSGKTTLLRVLTGEEKADAGKVAWANGARMVSYNQVLAELDDADTVTHAVNAMPNSLALTATKKSVNRFLTMFQFSEADLKQKIGNLSGGQKARVAMAQCLLSGASVLLLDEPTNHLDLSSTQVMERALLHFPGAVVVVSHDRFFTDKIANRHLVFGADGAAPGEIDLRVA from the coding sequence ATGAGCCTGATCCGGCTGCAGGACGTCAACGTTGGCTACGACAAAACCCAGATCCTGCGCGAGGCTTTCTTCCGCCTTGAGCCGAAGGACCGGGTTGGCCTCATTGGCAAGAACGGTTCAGGCAAGTCCACGCTGCTGAAGCTGATCCTGGAACAGATAGAGCCGGACTCCGGCACCGTTTCCGTGGACCAGGGACTGAAGATCGGTTACTTTTCGCAGTTCTCGGAGCTGAACGGTGAGTCCACCATCACCGAAGTGCTGGATGCCCTGTTCGTGGAAATCAAGGCCGTTGAAGCGGAGCTTGCCGCCATCGACGAGACTCTCGGAACCGACCCCGCCCCCAAGGTCATGGATAAGCTCATTGGCCGCCAGGCTGAACTGTTCGAGGCCATGGACCGCCTCGACGGATGGGACTATCCGCGCCGGATCGACGCCGCGCTGACCACTCTGGGGTTCAGCGACGCACACCGCACCTGCCCCATCGATGCCCTCTCCGGCGGCTGGCGCAACCGTGCGGCCCTGGCGAAAATCCTGCTCGAGGCACCGGATGTGCTGCTCCTGGATGAGCCCACCAACTATCTCGACGTTGCCGGCGTCGAGTGGCTGGAAGGCTGGTTCCGCGACTTCCGGGGCGCCGCCGTCATCGTCTCCCACGACCGGAAGTTCCTGGACGCCGTGGTCACCCGGATCATCGAGGTGGAGAACTACCACCTGCATGAATACCCCGGGAACTTTGCCGAATACGTGATCCAGAAGCAGTTCCGGCTCAAGGCGCTGGAGTCCCAGTTTGTGCATGAGTCCGAGCTGCTGGCCTTTGAGGCCGAGGGCATCTCGGACCGGCGTGAAGCCGCCAAGGCCGGCAGCGGAGCACTGGACGGCAAGCTCGCCAAGATCAAGAAGGCCCGTGCCCCGCGGCCCGTGGACCAGATCATCACCGAGATCTACGGCGGACTGCATGTGAAGGACAACCTGTGCCGGGTGGAGTCCCTGGAAAAGTCCTACGGGGACAAGACCCTGTTCAGCGGACTGAGCTTCGAGATCCGGCGCGGCGACCGCCTGGTGGTGCTCGGCTCCAACGGCAGCGGAAAAACCACACTGCTGCGGGTTCTGACCGGTGAGGAGAAGGCCGACGCCGGCAAGGTCGCCTGGGCGAACGGGGCCAGGATGGTCTCCTACAACCAGGTCCTGGCAGAGCTCGACGACGCCGACACCGTCACCCATGCGGTCAACGCCATGCCGAATTCCCTGGCCCTGACCGCCACTAAGAAATCGGTCAACCGGTTCCTGACCATGTTCCAGTTCTCCGAAGCGGACCTGAAGCAGAAGATCGGCAACCTGTCCGGCGGGCAGAAAGCGCGTGTGGCGATGGCCCAGTGCCTGCTCTCCGGCGCCTCGGTGCTGCTCCTCGATGAGCCCACCAATCACTTGGACCTCTCCAGCACGCAGGTGATGGAACGGGCGCTGCTGCATTTCCCCGGTGCCGTGGTGGTGGTCAGCCACGACCGGTTCTTCACCGACAAGATCGCCAACCGGCACCTGGTGTTTGGCGCAGACGGCGCCGCTCCCGGTGAGATCGACCTCAGGGTCGCGTAA
- a CDS encoding SMP-30/gluconolactonase/LRE family protein: MAEATTLASGLGMGESARWHGNELWFADWIAGTISALDADGNVRRVSSVPSFPISFDWLPDGRMAVVSGAEGSVLLEVPHAGLVPVADLRGISEFPWNEIAVHPSGNIYVNGIGYDYSGDMQDSGVIALIRQDGSTQKVADGLAFPNGMLVSGDGATLVVAESNAGRLTSFRIRDDGGLEPEGVWASVEGSAPDGICWDGSGGIWFAEVPGERCVRVRQGGEVLQTVQLEHGCFSCAAGGDDGGLLFMMTAQWPEAMDPAADNTGRVMGLRVK, encoded by the coding sequence ATGGCTGAAGCGACAACGCTGGCGTCCGGGCTGGGCATGGGGGAATCAGCCCGCTGGCACGGAAACGAGCTGTGGTTTGCTGACTGGATTGCCGGCACCATCTCCGCCCTGGACGCGGACGGAAACGTACGGCGGGTCAGCTCAGTGCCGTCCTTCCCCATCAGCTTTGACTGGCTTCCGGACGGGCGCATGGCGGTCGTTTCCGGCGCCGAGGGCTCCGTCCTGCTCGAAGTCCCGCATGCGGGCCTGGTTCCCGTTGCTGACCTGCGCGGCATTTCCGAATTCCCCTGGAACGAAATTGCCGTGCATCCCTCCGGGAACATTTACGTCAACGGCATTGGCTACGACTACTCCGGCGATATGCAGGACAGCGGTGTGATCGCGCTGATCCGTCAGGACGGGTCAACGCAAAAAGTGGCCGACGGACTGGCGTTCCCCAACGGCATGCTGGTGTCCGGCGACGGTGCCACGCTTGTGGTGGCGGAATCCAACGCCGGGCGTCTCACCTCCTTCCGGATCCGGGATGACGGCGGGCTGGAACCGGAAGGAGTGTGGGCATCAGTGGAGGGCAGCGCGCCGGACGGCATCTGCTGGGACGGCAGCGGCGGCATCTGGTTTGCCGAGGTGCCGGGCGAACGCTGTGTGCGGGTCCGGCAGGGCGGCGAGGTCCTGCAAACAGTGCAGCTGGAGCATGGGTGCTTCTCCTGCGCGGCTGGCGGCGACGACGGCGGCCTCCTGTTCATGATGACGGCGCAGTGGCCCGAGGCGATGGATCCTGCTGCGGACAACACCGGCCGGGTCATGGGCCTGCGGGTGAAGTAG
- a CDS encoding carbohydrate ABC transporter permease has translation MRDTTGTKIFRAAVLTFLTIFTAVPVYVMLTSAMKPLSDVQGAFSWLPTTVTFAPFVDMWKTVRLADYFVNSLIVAGAATLLSVVIAVFAAYAISRYRFRGRTVFSTTVLSTQMFPGVLFLLPLFLIFVNINSVLGIQLVGTRGGLIITYLTFSLPFAIWMLAGYFDGIPQELDEAAKVDGCGPMGALMRVVLPAARPGLIAVAIYAFMTSWGEVLFASVMTTDANRTLAVGLQLYSTQTNVYWNQIMAASLVVSIPIVVGFLLLQRSFVAGLTAGAVK, from the coding sequence GTGCGTGACACAACGGGAACCAAGATATTCCGGGCAGCGGTGCTGACGTTCCTGACCATCTTCACCGCCGTTCCCGTGTACGTCATGCTGACTTCGGCGATGAAGCCCCTCTCGGATGTGCAGGGGGCGTTCAGCTGGCTGCCCACCACGGTAACCTTTGCCCCCTTTGTCGATATGTGGAAAACGGTGCGGCTGGCCGATTACTTCGTCAACAGCCTCATCGTGGCCGGCGCCGCCACACTCCTGAGCGTGGTGATTGCCGTCTTTGCGGCCTACGCCATCTCGCGGTACCGGTTCCGCGGCCGCACCGTTTTTTCCACCACGGTGCTGTCCACTCAAATGTTCCCCGGCGTGTTGTTCCTGCTGCCGTTGTTTCTCATTTTTGTGAACATCAATTCGGTTCTGGGCATTCAGCTGGTGGGGACCCGCGGGGGACTGATCATCACCTATCTCACGTTCTCGCTTCCGTTCGCCATCTGGATGCTCGCGGGATATTTTGACGGTATTCCGCAGGAGCTGGATGAGGCGGCGAAGGTTGACGGCTGCGGGCCAATGGGCGCCTTGATGCGCGTGGTGCTTCCAGCCGCCCGCCCGGGGCTGATCGCCGTCGCCATCTATGCCTTCATGACGTCCTGGGGCGAGGTGCTGTTTGCCTCGGTCATGACGACGGACGCCAACCGGACACTTGCCGTGGGCCTGCAGCTGTACTCCACGCAAACAAATGTGTACTGGAACCAGATCATGGCCGCATCCCTGGTGGTCAGCATTCCGATTGTGGTGGGGTTCCTCCTGCTGCAGCGCAGCTTTGTGGCGGGGCTTACCGCGGGAGCCGTGAAGTAG
- a CDS encoding sugar ABC transporter permease, with product MAAVRTAEEPSLQGNAAGTLRKRRAAGWWLPYALLAPAVIFELLIHVIPMVTGIWMSFLNLTRAFIANWGEAPFAGFENFRVALDFDAAVGEALLRSFLITCAFTVLVVGLAWGMGMAAAVALQKQFWGRGLFRTLFLVPYALPMYAGIIAWKFMLQKDTGAVNHFLYDNLGLSGEKPFWLIGDNAFVSIVVVALWRLWPFAFLMLMAGLQSIPDDVYEASAVDGAKPLRQWRSITLPMLRPVNMVLILVMFLWTFNDFNTPFVLFGTAQPPAGDLISFHIYNASFLTWNFGSGAAMSVLLLIFLLIVTGIYLLTVNRRSRRA from the coding sequence ATGGCTGCTGTCAGGACGGCTGAGGAACCGTCACTCCAGGGAAACGCGGCAGGAACGCTTCGCAAACGCAGGGCGGCCGGGTGGTGGCTGCCCTACGCATTGCTCGCACCCGCCGTGATTTTCGAACTGCTGATTCACGTCATCCCCATGGTCACCGGTATTTGGATGAGCTTCCTGAACCTCACCCGGGCCTTCATTGCCAACTGGGGGGAGGCACCCTTCGCCGGTTTCGAGAATTTCCGGGTGGCCCTGGACTTCGATGCCGCAGTGGGGGAGGCCCTGCTGCGGTCCTTCCTCATCACCTGCGCCTTCACCGTGCTTGTAGTGGGCCTGGCCTGGGGAATGGGAATGGCTGCGGCCGTCGCACTGCAGAAGCAGTTTTGGGGCCGCGGCCTTTTCCGCACCTTGTTTCTGGTGCCGTATGCCCTGCCCATGTACGCCGGAATCATTGCGTGGAAATTCATGCTGCAAAAGGACACGGGGGCCGTCAACCACTTCCTGTACGACAACCTGGGACTGAGCGGCGAGAAGCCGTTCTGGCTGATTGGTGACAACGCCTTTGTGTCGATTGTGGTTGTTGCACTGTGGAGATTGTGGCCCTTCGCGTTCCTGATGCTGATGGCCGGCCTGCAGTCCATACCGGACGACGTGTATGAAGCCTCCGCCGTTGACGGCGCAAAGCCCCTGCGGCAATGGCGGTCCATCACGCTGCCGATGCTCCGTCCGGTGAACATGGTGCTGATCCTGGTGATGTTCCTGTGGACGTTCAACGACTTCAATACGCCGTTTGTCCTTTTCGGAACCGCTCAGCCACCGGCCGGTGACCTGATCTCCTTCCATATTTACAACGCGTCATTCCTGACCTGGAATTTCGGCTCCGGCGCAGCCATGTCGGTGCTGTTGCTGATCTTCCTTCTCATCGTCACCGGCATCTACCTGCTCACCGTGAATAGGAGGTCGCGCCGTGCGTGA
- a CDS encoding sugar ABC transporter substrate-binding protein: MKIRSLAAAAAIAALTLTTACSGSGDTGTNDSSGDGNGLTYWASNQGTSLDDDKAVLTPQLEKFEEETGIPVNLEVIGWNDLQTRIQTAVTSGQAPDVVNIGNTWAASLQSTGAFMPFDDEAFEAIGGKDKFVEAAVETGGAPGEDPTSVPLYGLAYGLYYNKAMFEEAGLTPPTSWEELVSSAQALTSGDRYGLALAAGSYTENAHFAFINAAQNGADLFDADGEPTFASDGVVDGIKRYLDLMQSDKVVSTSNVQYENAIRAVNDFATGKVAMILNQNNANNSIVANGMTSDEYGVVPFPAPSDSDTDVASHVAGINLSIFEASANKDDALKFVEFMTREETQTALGRPFASLPVLNGATPNFTDNPEEAATFADIYATKSKPLPLVPAEDQFESTVGNAMNQMFATIASGGTVSTDDIRNAMETAQDQVSAAAG, from the coding sequence ATGAAAATTCGTTCGCTTGCCGCAGCAGCGGCCATTGCAGCACTGACACTGACCACCGCCTGCAGCGGTTCAGGCGACACCGGCACCAATGACAGTTCGGGCGACGGGAACGGACTGACCTACTGGGCCAGCAACCAGGGCACCAGCCTCGACGACGACAAGGCAGTACTGACCCCTCAGCTGGAAAAGTTCGAGGAAGAGACCGGCATACCGGTCAATCTGGAAGTCATCGGGTGGAATGACCTCCAAACCCGCATCCAAACTGCCGTCACCTCAGGTCAGGCTCCCGACGTCGTTAACATCGGCAATACGTGGGCCGCATCTTTGCAGTCCACGGGTGCCTTCATGCCGTTTGACGACGAGGCATTCGAAGCCATTGGCGGCAAGGACAAGTTTGTCGAGGCTGCAGTGGAAACCGGCGGAGCGCCCGGAGAGGATCCAACGTCCGTTCCCCTGTATGGGCTGGCCTACGGCCTGTACTACAACAAGGCGATGTTCGAGGAGGCCGGCCTCACCCCTCCCACGTCATGGGAAGAGCTGGTTTCCTCGGCCCAGGCCCTGACCAGCGGCGACCGTTACGGCCTGGCCCTCGCCGCCGGGAGTTACACCGAAAACGCCCACTTTGCCTTTATCAATGCGGCCCAGAACGGTGCCGACCTCTTCGACGCCGACGGAGAACCGACGTTCGCTTCGGACGGCGTGGTGGACGGCATCAAGCGGTACCTCGATCTGATGCAGTCGGACAAGGTGGTGAGCACCTCCAACGTCCAGTACGAGAATGCCATTCGGGCAGTGAATGATTTTGCCACCGGCAAAGTGGCGATGATCCTTAACCAGAACAATGCCAACAACAGCATCGTGGCCAACGGCATGACGAGCGATGAGTACGGAGTTGTTCCTTTCCCGGCACCATCAGACAGTGACACCGACGTTGCTTCCCACGTTGCCGGCATCAACCTGTCCATTTTCGAGGCCTCAGCCAACAAGGATGATGCGCTGAAATTTGTGGAGTTCATGACCAGGGAAGAGACACAGACAGCGCTGGGGCGTCCTTTCGCTTCGCTGCCGGTCCTCAACGGCGCCACTCCCAACTTCACGGACAACCCGGAGGAAGCGGCAACGTTTGCTGACATCTATGCAACTAAATCCAAGCCGCTGCCGCTGGTGCCGGCCGAGGACCAGTTTGAAAGCACCGTCGGAAACGCCATGAATCAAATGTTCGCCACCATTGCCTCCGGCGGAACGGTCAGCACGGACGACATCAGGAATGCGATGGAGACCGCGCAGGACCAGGTTTCGGCGGCCGCGGGCTAA